From Ficedula albicollis isolate OC2 chromosome 5, FicAlb1.5, whole genome shotgun sequence, one genomic window encodes:
- the QSER1 gene encoding glutamine and serine-rich protein 1 isoform X2, with protein MHSSTATELFVTGALPTSGTFPPTSALSAYQHPNTFSSRNFATTPSLTLQDATFSATSNGLLTAHDPLLQIKTSQGTVPAALTFERLGSSVLSTSVPPQSSTYRSAQESAPHLLQPQFSLLPSTLGGAQQVSQAYSTSVFTGSTASMDRALQRECSVIKHHQRPSSTQSVQPQLAVSQHSLHSYLTSTSGVNFQDTSRHSALSCSPVGDVTQVSNGGPQQKTSQVTVELAQSYTSAIPSPGFPSASSAKVKNCSMKQPPRSTKTPKPQSVAPTVQTQSYAKTAQNQSSVITGQAQIYSTAQLPSLLSVSQSQNYVSCQAQNVPPVSHSQDFSSSKVEKLPSLYKTLTFSGQSQAITSDSQTLSYSSEEQVLTSVPNDNYSGQMRELSSVSQAQSYSSSHSQGLSPVTQSQVNFSSQSQVLAAVSPSESYSSGQSLTLTSPSLSFNASPRVQTLPASSPNQSYISLHSSQNSQSQESSSPQSQKFLPSVQSPFASPAHSQALQNNRPSSETKSYVKRKSDSNLYASSKQEEELSMQDMQALQQQATLESSTQSLTEEEISAQDASYRVSKANDRYSQSVIRSNSRLEDQVVGLTLQGTKKDERMVSSVEQLSQHIGHISSLSHDIKKTANLMRTAQGTVSAKELNQQHSLMHKVHESKAQEQQGQVISTAPQVQPHALRHGHQLCLPSAQVLLESTCDLQILHQSILQSSLGQAKASPQVQRIQSPQQVTHPFLQMDGHIVQSNGAHSQQQLHSQNSEVMKMDISESSKPLQQHLTAKDHFTQTNQHDAKNQFVSLSSICFPESILLSDERNILSNVDDILAATAAACGVTPSDFAKSASNEEEIQTVENSEESKTQFRSLDSRHVSSVFSASPTVVGKPASRNNISLNGGQITLNLTPVSTIQTKTVNLDQQHLETSDQSVPIRMTSPTLGPGQEEQEAVRVKKQSSISHESEEDNDASVDGTLNARDTEFVSSARSLSEESAASENDFNVGGDDGTVAGNQSKVPLQPLSVPQSADGAINRTEEECQDLAQGNLQKKKSKGKSQNKNAAEDDSATQKQVKRSGQCKRQNSRGNDSCFTYSSPVSEGYDTYQHQERMRQKIKEVEEKQPEVRTGFIASFLDFLKSGPRQQFSTPAVRMPNRTRRPVTQIVRAPCLQPSAKPQPAAAPPVPAEVSGESPTKKADEELKKNLEALPSFSSDEDDSVGGNHDLQKSISTALSALDETSDKKIKSEAEKVTVVTAAATTTSAVIKQESPQTAAPVGNVQEKVNPADPLKVAQQDAVTSEQLAKTQETVAIEGCTDEENMDSEGEGMYRERDEFVVKIEDIETLKVALQTGKEPPAIWKVQKALLQKFVPEVRDGHREFAATNSYLGYFGDAKTKYKRVYVKFVENANKKEYVRVCSKKPRIKPVQSARTIHCKPSNSNIKPPDPPTPKPTATKVSSVKPKAKQPKVKAEPPPKKRKKWKEEFSSSQSDSSPEGQSEEDEIVPPAPLVTRFLNTRAMKETFKSYMELLVSIALDPDTMQALEKSNDELLLPHMRKIDGMLNDNRKRLLSKLHLDHAFKNALENFPELTVVTRDSKTKCGGTSVSKIKMNGKAYNKKTLRTSKSTTKSAQEFTVDPEKIQLYSLYHSLHHYKYHIYLTCKEEISSVQKTSADLGQEEIVQLCMKNIKWVEDLFEKFGELLNRVQQKCS; from the exons atGCATTCCTCGACAGCCACAGAACTATTTGTCACTGGAGCTCTGCCAACCTCTGGAACATTTCCACCAACCTCTGCTTTATCAGCCTATCAGCATCCCAAcaccttcagcagcagaaacttTGCTACTACCCCTTCTCTTACTCTTCAAGACGCTACTTTCAGTGCTACATCGAACGGGCTGTTAACTGCCCACGACCCTTTATTGCAGATCAAAACATCCCAAG GCACCGTTCCAGCTGCTCTGACATTCGAGCGCCTGGGCAGCTCTGTTCTGAGTACCAGTGTGCCCCCCCAGTCATCCACATATCGTTCTGCTCAAGAATCTGCACCCcatctcctgcagcctcagTTCAGTTTGTTGCCTTCGACCCTTGGAGGAGCTCAGCAGGTGTCTCAGGCCTACAGCACATCAGTCTTCACTGGTTCCACTGCTTCCATGGACAGGGCGCTTCAGCGAGAATGTAGTGTTATTAAACACCACCAGCGGCCTTCAAGCACTCAGTCTGTCCAGCCTCAGCTGGCTGTGTCACAGCATTCCTTACACAGCTATTTAACAAGTACAAGTGGAGTTAACTTTCAGGATACATCTAGGCACTCAGCATTATCCTGCAGTCCAGTTGGAGATGTTACTCAGGTGAGCAATGGAGGACCACAGCAGAAGACTTCTCAAGTCACGGTGGAACTTGCTCAGTCGTACACGTCTGCGATTCCGTCGCCTGGTTTTCCATCTGCTTCCTCAGCAAAAGTGAAAAACTGTTCCATGAAGCAGCCTCCGAGGTCAACAAAGACCCCCAAACCTCAGAGTGTAGCTCCCACTGTGCAGACACAAAGCTATGCCAAAACTGCACAAAACCAGAGTTCTGTCATTACAGGCCAAGCACAGATCTATTctacagcacagctccccagcctCTTGTCGGTCAGTCAGTCCCAAAATTATGTTTCATGCCAGGCTCAGAATGTGCCACCCGTCAGCCACTCACAGGATTTCTCATCCAGCAAGGTTGAGAAGCTGCCCTCACTGTATAAAACATTGACTTTTTCTGGGCAATCACAAGCTATTACTTCTGACAGTCAGACTCTAAGTTATTCCTCAGAGGAACAGGTTTTGACCTCAGTTCCAAATGACAACTACTCTGGGCAAATGAGGGAACTTTCTTCAGTCAGCCAGGCTCAGAGCTACTCTTCTAGTCACTCTCAGGGTTTATCTCCAGTTACCCAGTCCCAAGTTAATTTTTCATCTCAATCACAAGTTTTAGCAGCTGTTAGTCCTTCAGAAAGCTATTCTTCAGGGCAGTCTTTAACACTAACATcaccttctctttcctttaatGCATCTCCTCGGGTACAAACTCTTCCAGCCTCGAGTCCTAATCAAAGCTATATTTCTTTACATTCTTCTCAGAACTCGCAGTCACAAGAATCCTCCTCTCCACAGTCTCAAAAGTTTTTGCCATCTGTCCAGTCTCCTTTTGCATCCCCAGCTCACTCCCAGGCGCTGCAGAACAACAGACCTTCCTCAGAAACAAAGTCCTATGTTAAAAGGAAGTCTGATTCCAACTTGTATGCCTCGTCCAAACAGGAGGAGGAATTATCAATGCAGGACATGCAGGCATTGCAACAGCAAGCTACACTTGAATCTTCCACTCAAAGCCTAACAGAGGAGGAGATCAGTGCTCAGGATGCATCCTACAGGGTCTCAAAAGCAAATGACAGATACTCTCAAAGCGTCATCAGAAGCAACTCTCGTCTTGAAGATCAAGTTGTTGGACTTACTCTTCAGGGaacaaaaaaagatgaaagaatgGTCAGTTCTGTGGAGCAGCTTTCCCAACACATTGGCCACATCAGCAGCCTAAGCCATGATATCAAAAAGACAGCTAATTTAATGAGAACAGCACAGGGAACTGTGAGTGCTAAGGAGCTAAACCAACAGCATTCCCTTATGCATAAGGTACATGAAAGTAAAGCTCAAGAGCAGCAGGGCCAAGTCAtcagcacagcaccacaggTTCAGCCTCATGCTTTGAGACATGGTCATCAGCTGTGTTTGCCCAGTGCACAGGTACTGCTGGAGTCAACTTGTGACTTGCAGATTCTTCACCAGTCAATCCTGCAGTCGAGTTTAGGACAAGCAAAGGCATCACCCCAAGTGCAAAGAATACAGAGTCCTCAGCAGGTGACACACCCGTTCCTTCAGATGGATGGTCACATTGTTCAGAGTAATGGGGCTcattctcagcagcagcttcataGTCAGAATTCAGAAGTAATGAAAATGGACATTTCTGAGTCTTCAAAACCACTACAGCAGCATTTGACAGCAAAAGATCATTTCACTCAGACAAATCAGCACGATGCAAAAAATCAGTTTGTTTCTCTTAGTTCAATATGCTTCCCAGAATCTATACTTCTCAGTGATGAGAGGAATATATTATCCAACGTGGATGACATCttagcagcaacagcagcagcttgtggAGTGACACCATCTGACTTTGCCAAATCAGCTTCTAATGAAGAGGAAATCCAAACTGTTGAAAATAGCGAGGAGTCTAAAACGCAGTTTCGATCGTTGGATTCCAGACATGtgtcttctgttttcagtgcCTCACCTACTGTAGTTGGAAAGCCAGCAagcagaaataatatttctctgAATGGAGGCCAAATTACTCTAAACCTTACCCCAGTGTCAACAATACAGACAAAAACTGTGAACCTGGATCAGCAGCATCTTGAAACTTCTGATCAGAGTGTACCAATAAGAATGACCTCTCCCACCCTTGGTCCTggtcaggaggagcaggaggctgttcGAGTGAAAAAACAGTCTAGCATCAGTCATGAATCTGAGGAAGATAATGATGCTTCAGTTGATGGTACACTGAATGCAAGGGACACAGAGTTTGTTTCAAGTGCTAGGAGCCTGAGTGAGGAAAGTGCTGCTTCAGAGAATGATTTTAATGTGGGTGGTGATGATGGTACAGTAGCAGGTAACCAGTCAAAGGTTCCGTTGCAGCCGCTGTCTGTGCCCCAAAGTGCAGATGGAGCCATTAATAGAACTGAAGAAGAATGCCAAGATTTAGCTCAAGGGaaccttcagaagaaaaaaagcaaaggaaaaagccaaaacaaaaatgctgcagaagatGACAGTGCAACTCAGAAACAGGTAAAAAGGAGTGGACAGTGTAAACGTCAAAATTCAAGAGGAAATGATTCATGTTTCACATACTCTTCTCCTGTTTCTGAAGGTTATGATACTTACCAACATCAGGAAAGAATGAGgcaaaaaattaaagaagttGAAGAAAAACAGCCTGAAGTCAGAACAGGATTTATTGCATCTTTTTTAGACTTTCTAAAGTCTGGGCCTAGGCAACAGTTTTCCACTCCAGCTGTACGAATGCCAAACAGGACTAGGAGACCAGTCACACAAATAGTTCGTGCCCCTTGCCTGCAGCCCTCTGCAaagccccagccagcagcagcaccacctgTGCCTGCTGAGGTCAGTGGAGAAAGTCCAACCAAAAAAGCTGATGAGGAACTTAAGAAAAATTTAGAAGCGTTGCCGTCGTTTTCTTCTGATGAAGATGATTCTGTGGGTGGTAACCATGATCTTCAAAAGAGCATCTCTACTGCATTGTCAGCCCTGGATGAAACATCTGACAAAAAGATCAAATCAG aagctgaaaaagTGACAGTTGttactgctgctgccaccaccaccagTGCTGTAATAAAGCAGGAATCTCCACAGACAGCTGCTCCTGTAGGCAACGTGCAGGAGAAAGTGAATCCAGCTGACCCCTTAAAAGTAGCTCAACAGGATGCTGTGACTTCAGAACAATTGGCAAAAACACAGGAGACTGTTGCAATAGAAGGATGTACTGATGAGGAGAATATGGACAGTGAAGGAGAGGGGATGTACAGAGAACGTGATGAATTTGTAGTGAAGATTGAAGATATAGAGACACTAAAG GTTGCTTTGCAGACAGGAAAAGAGCCTCCAGCTATCTGGAAAGTACAGAAGGCTTTATTGCAAAAGTTTGTTCCTGAAGTGCGTGACGGACACAGAGAGTTTGCTGCTACTAACAGT tatCTTGGGTACTTTGGGGATGCAAAGACAAAATACAAACGAGTGTATGTGAAGTTTGttgaaaatgcaaacaaaaaggaGTATGTCAGAGTATGCTCAAAAAAACCACGAATCAAGCCTGTCCAGTCAGCaag GACTATTCACTGCAAACCTAGTAATAGCAACATCAAACCCCCTGATCCACCAACACCAAaaccaacagcaacaaaagTCTCTTCTGTGAAACCCAAAGCTAAACAGCCAAAGGTAAAGGCTGAACCACcaccaaagaagaggaaaaagtggaaagaaGAATTTTCATCTTCCCAGTCTGATTCTTCACCTGAGGGCCAGAGTGAAGAAGATG AGATTGTACCTCCAGCTCCACTTGTTACTCGTTTTTTGAATACAAGAGCAATGAAAGAGACTTTCAAGAGCTACATGGAG TTGCTTGTTAGCATTGCCTTGGATCCAGACACAATGCAAGCCTTGGAAAAGAGCAATG ATGAGCTACTCTTGCCTCACATGAGAAAAATTGATGGTATGCTGAATGACAATAGGAAAAGGCTGCTTTCCAAATTGCACTTGGATCATGCTTTCAAG AATGCTTTGGAAAACTTTCCTGAACTGACAGTGGTCACTCGGGATTCCAAGACAAAGTGTGGAGGGACATCTGTGTCTAAGATCAAAATGAATGGTAAAGCTTACAACAAGAAAACACTGAGGACTTCTAAATCAACCACTAAATCAGCACAG GAGTTTACAGTAGAtccagaaaaaatacagttgtaTTCTTTGTATCACTCACTCCATCATTACAAATATCACATATACCTAACATGTAAAGAAGAG atttcttCTGTTCAGAAGACGAGTGCAGATCTAGGCCAGGAAGAGATTGTGCAGCTGTGCATGAAAAACATCAAATGGGTGGAAGATCTTTTTGAAAAGTTTGGTGAACTTTTGAATCGTGTCCAGCAGAAATGCTCATAA